From a region of the Candidatus Zymogenaceae bacterium genome:
- a CDS encoding molybdopterin biosynthesis protein, producing the protein MSKPKRDIYLEKTPLDEALDLLVSHICVDDLLGEETIPTGDASGRVTSKTLFAKISSPHYHSAAMDGVAVDAKDTLGATESSPLVLTAGDGKDYQAVYINTGAPLPEDKNAVIMIEDVDVLEDGTIEIVSSALPYQHVRAVGEDTVATEPVVGQGRRLRPYDVGALISAGHAEIPVKKRPVVTLIPTGSEIIEPTDTPPPVGKVFESNTAVISALLKEDGADPRRCDITPDDPEMLRNAVLTAAASSDMVIVLAGSSAGSRDYTRSIIESLGTVIVHGIAMMPGKPTILGAIGGKPVIGLPGYPVSAILSYRFVIRPLIHRMLGLPVPVDDTVPVTVLRDIPKKTGNEELLRVHIAEIDKRLVASPLPRGAGNITTMVRADGIIRTAAMSEGLKKGDTAPAILLKPKTDIMNAVMIIGSHDISLDLLSSLMGSFRLPVSLASVNVGSLGGIMALKNSECHMAGSHLLDEKTGEYNIPAIKKYLTGHDISLVTLAHRQQGLIVKKNNPLGIRDIADLLRDDVVFVNRQRGSGTRILLDYLLKAGGMDASDITGYDREEFTHMNVAVRIASGRADCGLGIQAAATALDLDFIPVEEERYDLVIPKRHLSHSGVASLLEIIASPDFITRLEALGGYSGRDTGKDVPLAS; encoded by the coding sequence ATGTCCAAGCCGAAAAGAGACATATACCTGGAAAAAACGCCTCTGGATGAGGCGTTGGATCTGCTCGTCTCACACATATGTGTTGATGATCTTCTGGGTGAAGAGACCATCCCGACGGGTGACGCCTCGGGGAGGGTCACATCCAAAACCCTGTTCGCGAAGATATCCTCACCGCACTATCACAGCGCCGCCATGGACGGTGTGGCCGTGGACGCAAAGGACACACTGGGCGCCACCGAGTCCTCGCCCCTCGTCCTGACCGCGGGGGACGGGAAGGATTACCAGGCCGTCTACATCAACACCGGGGCGCCCCTCCCTGAAGATAAAAACGCCGTCATCATGATCGAGGACGTAGACGTATTGGAAGACGGCACGATCGAAATAGTCTCATCCGCACTCCCCTATCAGCACGTCCGGGCGGTTGGGGAGGATACCGTCGCCACGGAGCCGGTTGTGGGACAGGGACGGCGGCTGCGCCCCTATGACGTCGGCGCGCTCATCAGCGCCGGCCACGCAGAGATACCGGTCAAGAAACGCCCCGTCGTCACCCTCATTCCCACCGGGAGTGAAATCATCGAGCCGACCGACACACCCCCGCCCGTGGGAAAGGTGTTTGAATCGAACACTGCCGTGATCTCGGCTCTCCTCAAAGAGGACGGCGCCGATCCCAGGCGATGTGACATCACCCCCGACGATCCGGAGATGTTAAGAAACGCCGTCTTGACTGCGGCCGCGTCATCGGACATGGTCATCGTCCTGGCCGGGTCTTCCGCGGGAAGCAGGGATTACACCCGCTCGATCATTGAATCTCTCGGAACCGTCATAGTTCACGGCATCGCCATGATGCCGGGCAAGCCGACGATCCTGGGCGCAATCGGCGGAAAACCGGTTATTGGGCTTCCCGGATACCCGGTATCGGCGATTCTCTCGTATCGGTTTGTGATTCGTCCCCTCATCCACCGGATGCTGGGGCTGCCTGTGCCCGTCGATGACACGGTACCGGTGACGGTGCTCCGGGATATCCCGAAAAAGACCGGGAACGAAGAGCTTCTGCGGGTGCATATCGCCGAAATAGACAAAAGACTCGTCGCATCTCCGCTTCCCCGGGGGGCGGGCAACATCACCACCATGGTCCGGGCCGACGGCATCATCAGAACGGCCGCCATGAGCGAAGGCCTCAAGAAGGGAGACACGGCCCCCGCGATTCTTCTGAAGCCGAAAACGGACATCATGAACGCCGTCATGATCATCGGGAGCCACGATATCAGCCTCGACCTGCTGTCGTCCCTGATGGGAAGCTTTCGCCTTCCGGTATCCCTGGCATCGGTAAACGTGGGAAGCCTGGGCGGCATTATGGCGCTGAAGAACAGCGAATGCCACATGGCGGGCTCCCACCTCTTGGACGAAAAGACCGGAGAATACAACATTCCGGCAATCAAAAAATACCTGACAGGCCATGACATATCCCTCGTAACCCTGGCCCACCGGCAGCAGGGCCTTATCGTGAAGAAGAATAATCCCCTGGGTATCCGGGACATCGCGGATCTCTTACGGGACGATGTGGTCTTTGTCAACCGACAGCGGGGATCCGGAACCCGCATCCTGCTCGATTATCTGCTCAAGGCGGGCGGCATGGATGCGTCTGATATCACCGGCTACGATCGGGAGGAATTCACCCACATGAACGTGGCGGTCCGGATCGCGTCGGGACGGGCCGACTGCGGTCTCGGGATACAGGCGGCGGCCACGGCCCTCGATCTGGATTTCATCCCGGTGGAGGAAGAGCGTTACGACCTGGTAATCCCGAAGAGACACCTTTCGCACTCAGGTGTGGCCTCGCTTCTCGAGATCATCGCCTCCCCCGACTTCATCACCCGCCTGGAAGCCCTGGGGGGATACAGCGGACGGGACACCGGAAAGGACGTACCCCTTGCATCGTGA
- a CDS encoding ABC transporter permease encodes MRYLTDGLWQALILIFSFDREVYQIVLTSLYCSLTATFLGSAIALPLGFFIGGFEFRGKASLVTLFNTFMALPTTVVGLMGYSFLSRKGPLGFLGLLFTPWAIILGETILCIPIITSFAISVTQGIDTKVRDTALTLGASPMQSYLAVVREGRIGYLVAIVAGYARVVAEVGAAMMLGGNIKGFTRTIPTAIMLETSKGEFALGIALGIILIFLAFSVNIVLHRLRALGE; translated from the coding sequence ATACGATACCTGACCGACGGTCTCTGGCAGGCCCTGATTCTGATCTTCTCCTTCGATCGGGAAGTATACCAAATCGTCCTGACGTCCCTCTACTGCTCCCTGACGGCGACGTTCCTCGGCTCCGCCATTGCCCTCCCCCTCGGCTTTTTCATCGGTGGTTTCGAATTCCGAGGAAAGGCGTCGCTGGTGACGTTATTCAATACCTTCATGGCGCTTCCCACCACCGTTGTGGGATTGATGGGCTATTCCTTTCTCTCACGTAAAGGTCCCCTCGGGTTTCTGGGCCTTCTCTTCACCCCCTGGGCAATCATTCTGGGAGAGACGATCCTGTGCATACCGATCATCACATCATTTGCGATTTCCGTCACCCAGGGCATCGATACAAAGGTCAGGGATACCGCCCTGACACTGGGCGCATCCCCCATGCAGTCGTATCTTGCTGTTGTCAGGGAGGGACGCATCGGCTACCTTGTGGCCATCGTGGCCGGCTACGCCCGGGTTGTGGCGGAGGTGGGCGCCGCCATGATGCTGGGCGGCAACATAAAGGGATTCACCCGTACCATCCCCACGGCTATTATGCTTGAGACAAGCAAGGGCGAGTTCGCCCTGGGAATCGCCCTCGGAATTATTCTGATATTCCTCGCCTTTTCCGTAAACATCGTTTTGCACCGGCTCAGGGCGCTGGGAGAATAG
- a CDS encoding MOSC domain-containing protein: MTRTGTILSINVSETTGVVKKPVSEVELKEQWGIVGDGHAGLTDSPKYAHRQVSMLAQESIDTVIENGYDVSAGSFAENITTKGLDLVSLPVGTIITTKDGIVLEVSQIGKECHAPCAIFRAVGDCVMPREGIFVRVLKGGVLRVGDVLTVSASSGEFAQ, from the coding sequence ATGACACGTACCGGAACGATTCTTTCCATCAACGTATCGGAAACCACAGGCGTGGTAAAGAAACCGGTCAGTGAGGTTGAGTTGAAGGAACAGTGGGGCATCGTGGGCGACGGCCACGCCGGCCTCACGGACAGCCCCAAATATGCCCACCGACAGGTGAGTATGCTGGCCCAGGAGAGCATCGATACGGTGATTGAAAATGGGTATGATGTCTCCGCCGGCAGCTTTGCGGAAAACATCACGACCAAGGGGCTCGACCTGGTGTCCCTCCCGGTGGGGACGATCATCACCACTAAAGACGGTATCGTCCTTGAGGTATCCCAGATCGGAAAGGAATGCCACGCCCCCTGCGCCATCTTCCGCGCCGTGGGAGACTGCGTGATGCCGAGGGAGGGAATTTTCGTTCGGGTTCTGAAGGGAGGAGTCCTGCGGGTGGGGGACGTCCTGACGGTATCGGCATCTTCCGGTGAGTTTGCGCAATGA
- a CDS encoding substrate-binding domain-containing protein — MKKFLRVSVLLLFALTLLFGVASADEITVATTTSTVDTGLLDYLIPIFKEDTGIDLKYIYAGTGKALEYARNGDADAVLVHAKSLEMQFIDEGYGLDRKEVMYNNFYIIGPADDPAGIKGLESASEAFTKIAETESLFVSRGDNSGTHVKELLIWDEAGIAPEGDWYIEAAAGIGPTLLMANEKRGYALADNSTYLSYTFDDKIDLEVMVEGDPILFNQYSVITVNPETIDTVNYEGAKAFLEWITSEKGQQLIADYKKFDTQLFYPNAE, encoded by the coding sequence ATGAAAAAATTTCTTAGAGTCAGTGTTTTACTGCTCTTCGCGCTGACGCTCCTTTTTGGGGTGGCATCGGCCGATGAGATTACGGTTGCGACAACCACCAGCACGGTCGATACCGGCCTGCTCGACTACCTCATCCCGATCTTCAAGGAAGATACGGGCATCGACCTGAAATATATCTATGCGGGCACCGGCAAGGCCCTGGAATACGCAAGAAACGGTGACGCCGACGCGGTGCTGGTTCATGCCAAATCCCTGGAGATGCAGTTCATCGACGAGGGATACGGCCTGGACAGAAAAGAGGTGATGTACAATAACTTCTACATCATCGGTCCCGCGGATGATCCGGCCGGTATAAAGGGTCTTGAGAGCGCCTCCGAGGCGTTCACAAAGATCGCCGAGACGGAATCTTTGTTCGTCTCCCGGGGTGATAATTCCGGAACTCATGTGAAGGAGCTGTTGATCTGGGACGAGGCAGGCATTGCCCCCGAGGGCGACTGGTATATAGAGGCCGCCGCCGGTATCGGGCCGACGCTTCTGATGGCGAATGAGAAGAGGGGCTATGCCCTTGCCGACAATTCCACCTATCTCTCCTACACCTTCGATGATAAAATCGATCTTGAGGTCATGGTCGAGGGAGATCCGATCCTGTTCAACCAGTACTCGGTGATCACCGTGAATCCGGAAACCATCGACACCGTCAACTACGAGGGTGCGAAGGCGTTCCTGGAGTGGATCACGTCCGAAAAAGGCCAGCAGCTCATCGCCGACTACAAGAAATTTGATACGCAGCTCTTTTACCCGAACGCGGAATAG
- the moaA gene encoding GTP 3',8-cyclase MoaA has translation MRLSVTDRCNLRCRYCMPEEGVTQIGHDEVMRFEEIVTLVRAAASVGFQRIRLTGGEPLIRRDITELVRMIGDVKGLTDLSMTTNGVLLEEKAEELFNAGIRRVNISLDTLVREKFLQITRRDEFDAVMRGIDAALSAGMDPVKINVVLIRDFNDDEIFDFIELTKDRPLSVRFIEYMPMNGTKDWNKQLVVPLDELRAVIKTRHELDALDTRSGAGPSVDFKIPGFSGTLGFITPVSCHFCDRCNRIRVTADGRIRSCLFSDDEAHILPLIRGGNDLESIGDFILEVLKNKPKRHHISSGRIRTCQRSMSEIGG, from the coding sequence ATGCGTCTGTCCGTCACCGACCGGTGCAACCTCCGCTGCCGTTACTGCATGCCCGAGGAGGGGGTCACTCAGATCGGCCACGACGAGGTTATGCGGTTCGAGGAGATCGTCACCCTCGTTCGAGCCGCGGCGAGTGTGGGATTTCAGAGGATTCGCCTGACAGGCGGAGAACCGCTGATTCGCCGGGATATCACGGAGCTCGTCCGGATGATCGGGGATGTGAAGGGCCTTACCGACCTCTCCATGACCACAAACGGAGTGCTCCTGGAGGAGAAGGCCGAGGAACTTTTCAATGCAGGCATACGCCGGGTGAACATCAGCCTCGATACGCTGGTGAGGGAAAAGTTCCTCCAGATAACCCGCAGGGACGAGTTCGATGCCGTCATGAGGGGAATCGATGCCGCGCTTTCCGCGGGCATGGATCCGGTAAAAATCAACGTTGTCCTGATTAGGGATTTCAATGATGATGAAATCTTCGATTTCATCGAGCTGACGAAAGATCGTCCCCTCTCAGTCCGGTTCATTGAATACATGCCGATGAACGGGACAAAGGATTGGAATAAACAACTGGTTGTGCCCCTGGATGAACTCAGAGCCGTCATCAAGACCCGACACGAGCTTGATGCATTGGACACACGCTCCGGGGCGGGACCGTCCGTGGATTTTAAGATTCCGGGATTTTCCGGCACCCTGGGATTCATCACACCGGTCAGCTGTCACTTCTGCGATCGGTGTAACCGTATCCGTGTCACGGCCGACGGGCGCATCAGGAGCTGTCTCTTCTCCGACGACGAGGCGCACATCCTTCCGCTCATCAGGGGGGGAAACGATCTTGAGTCCATCGGCGATTTCATCCTGGAAGTGCTCAAAAACAAGCCGAAGAGGCACCACATATCCTCGGGCCGAATCAGAACGTGCCAGCGCTCCATGTCCGAGATAGGGGGGTGA
- a CDS encoding molybdopterin molybdotransferase MoeA: MTIRKDFLTLTPADEFETLLGRYIAVTGVETVETLNATGRVAAHDVRAPEQVPRFFRSTVDGYAVVSGDTHGAGSSIPVYLDLTGDIPVGTPAHISLESGQAVRVVTGGSIPKGADAVVMQEYTDLIDDSTLEIRKGVGHLENLVVPGEDMKDNDVLVNGGVRLRPHDIGALYAAGVCSLRIHERPRVAVFSTGNEIVEPSLSPPEGCVRDINTYILSAAVMQAGGVPIRLENAPDDLAVIQDTIARGIKEADLVLLSGGSSVGAKDFTLSAIDSLGGPGVLVHGVAVKPGKPTIFGIVDDTPVVGLPGHPMGALVVFLAFIAPFIRGIGGEKHPVPFPSQVSAQLSRSVPGSPGRRTFIPISLTDDNGTDLPTATPMLGKSGIITTMISSHGLLMIPENREGYAGGEKVTIFRYADIIG; encoded by the coding sequence ATGACGATACGCAAGGATTTTCTCACCCTCACCCCGGCGGACGAATTTGAGACGTTGCTGGGTCGATATATCGCCGTTACGGGGGTGGAAACGGTCGAAACGCTGAACGCGACAGGCAGGGTGGCCGCACATGACGTTCGCGCACCGGAACAGGTGCCCCGTTTTTTTCGCTCAACGGTGGACGGATACGCCGTCGTCAGCGGAGACACACACGGCGCCGGATCGTCCATCCCGGTTTACCTCGACCTGACAGGCGACATCCCGGTGGGCACCCCTGCCCACATCTCCCTGGAATCCGGCCAGGCGGTCCGGGTCGTCACCGGCGGCAGCATCCCAAAAGGGGCCGACGCCGTCGTCATGCAGGAGTATACCGATCTCATAGACGATTCGACCCTGGAAATCAGAAAGGGAGTCGGTCATCTTGAGAACCTGGTCGTCCCGGGCGAGGATATGAAAGATAATGACGTGCTGGTGAATGGGGGGGTGAGACTTCGCCCCCATGATATCGGCGCCCTGTATGCCGCGGGAGTCTGCAGCCTTCGCATTCATGAGCGGCCCCGAGTCGCCGTCTTTTCCACCGGCAACGAGATCGTCGAGCCAAGTCTGTCTCCCCCGGAAGGCTGCGTGCGGGACATCAATACATACATCCTGTCTGCGGCCGTGATGCAGGCGGGGGGGGTGCCGATTCGTTTGGAAAACGCCCCGGACGACCTTGCCGTGATACAGGACACCATCGCACGGGGCATCAAGGAGGCCGACCTGGTCCTCCTCTCCGGGGGGAGTTCCGTGGGGGCGAAAGACTTCACCCTCTCTGCCATCGACTCCCTGGGGGGGCCGGGTGTGCTGGTGCACGGCGTGGCCGTCAAGCCGGGGAAACCCACCATCTTCGGTATTGTTGACGACACCCCCGTTGTGGGCCTCCCCGGACATCCGATGGGGGCGCTCGTGGTATTCCTCGCCTTCATTGCGCCGTTTATCAGGGGTATCGGGGGAGAGAAACATCCCGTTCCCTTTCCATCCCAGGTATCTGCACAGCTTTCTCGGAGCGTTCCCGGCTCGCCGGGGAGGCGTACTTTTATCCCGATATCGCTGACAGACGATAACGGAACCGATCTCCCGACGGCGACGCCCATGCTCGGAAAGTCCGGCATCATTACCACGATGATCTCAAGCCACGGGCTTTTGATGATTCCCGAAAACCGTGAAGGCTACGCCGGCGGGGAAAAGGTCACCATATTCCGCTATGCGGATATCATCGGATAG
- the moaC gene encoding cyclic pyranopterin monophosphate synthase MoaC, whose amino-acid sequence MKLTHIDDHGSAKMVDVSEKPKTERIAVAAGRVLVTPETFALIRENRIKKGDVLATARIAAVMAAKKTPELIPLAHPIPISEVSADFELDEEHYAVDITVTARAVWRTGVEMEAIVGVVTAAATIYDMVKAVDRTAVITDVRLLEKSGGKSGTFIREENRP is encoded by the coding sequence ATGAAACTGACTCATATCGACGATCACGGTTCGGCGAAGATGGTTGACGTATCAGAGAAACCCAAGACGGAAAGGATCGCCGTCGCCGCAGGCAGGGTCCTGGTAACGCCTGAAACCTTTGCGCTCATCCGGGAAAACCGCATCAAAAAGGGGGATGTGCTGGCGACGGCACGCATCGCCGCCGTTATGGCGGCAAAGAAAACACCGGAGCTCATTCCCCTTGCCCACCCGATACCGATCAGCGAGGTATCGGCGGATTTTGAGCTCGATGAGGAACACTACGCCGTCGATATCACGGTGACCGCCCGCGCGGTCTGGCGCACCGGTGTCGAGATGGAGGCGATCGTGGGCGTCGTGACTGCGGCGGCGACCATATACGACATGGTCAAGGCGGTCGACCGCACCGCCGTGATTACGGACGTGAGGCTTTTGGAAAAATCCGGCGGTAAAAGCGGGACATTTATCAGAGAGGAGAACCGACCATGA
- a CDS encoding substrate-binding domain-containing protein gives MKRAKLFSTLMLAGLLVVGLFAAPALSADSIKLATTTSTYNSGLLDYLLPEFTADTGVEVEIISVGTGKALELGRNGDVDVVLVHARPSEDEYMAGGYGTVRKDVMYNDFIIIGPADDPAGISGLSVVEAMKKIAETESLFVSRGDDSGTHKKELILWNEAGVTPDGKWYMEAGQGMGAVLVMAFEQGGYTMTDRGTYIAYVADGKTDQPILVEGDPILFNPYGIMDVNPELHPTVNHDGAMALIDWMTSEKGQTLIGDFRLQDKVLFYPSAGE, from the coding sequence ATGAAACGTGCGAAGCTTTTCTCGACCCTGATGCTTGCCGGCCTTCTCGTGGTGGGGCTTTTTGCAGCCCCCGCCCTGAGCGCCGACAGCATCAAGCTGGCCACAACCACCAGCACCTATAACTCTGGGCTGTTGGATTACCTGCTCCCGGAATTCACCGCCGACACCGGCGTCGAGGTGGAAATCATCTCCGTGGGCACCGGTAAGGCCCTGGAATTGGGCAGGAACGGCGACGTCGACGTGGTGCTGGTTCACGCCCGTCCGTCCGAGGATGAATACATGGCCGGCGGATACGGCACCGTCAGAAAAGACGTGATGTACAACGACTTCATCATCATCGGCCCCGCCGACGACCCGGCCGGCATTTCCGGACTGAGCGTTGTGGAAGCCATGAAGAAGATCGCCGAGACGGAATCCCTCTTCGTATCCCGGGGCGACGACTCCGGCACGCACAAGAAGGAGCTTATCCTCTGGAACGAGGCGGGAGTAACGCCCGATGGGAAATGGTACATGGAAGCGGGACAGGGCATGGGCGCCGTCCTTGTGATGGCCTTTGAACAGGGAGGCTATACCATGACCGATCGCGGCACCTATATCGCCTATGTAGCCGACGGCAAGACCGACCAGCCGATCCTGGTTGAGGGAGACCCGATCCTCTTCAACCCCTACGGCATTATGGACGTGAATCCGGAACTGCATCCTACCGTCAATCATGACGGGGCCATGGCTCTCATCGACTGGATGACCTCCGAAAAGGGACAGACCCTCATCGGCGATTTCAGGCTCCAGGATAAGGTGCTGTTCTACCCGAGTGCGGGAGAATAA
- a CDS encoding ATP-binding cassette domain-containing protein, translated as MNNDAIIEISELKKEYNGTVVLDIPSYSFNAGGIYALVGPNGSGKTTLLLILSFLLVKSSGSLRFDGIDLTDHNLYNLRKHITLVHQEPTMFQSTVTKNVAMGLVYRGASKDDIIREVDRALETVGLLHLKDRNARTLSGGETKRVAIARALSIRPRVLLLDEPTANVDIHNVAKIEQIIRDINQRYDTTIIFSTHNLHHAYHLADYVLTLLEGKPHDFGLKNLFSGTPKTQNGEPIFDTGRIAVSLANPVNSARHITIDPKDIIVSNKRIESSARNQFIGEIVAIEKEGPAVSLTVDVGERFSIHITMRSLEEMGLTIGKLVYISFKAQSVVTY; from the coding sequence ATGAACAACGACGCCATCATCGAGATTTCCGAATTGAAGAAGGAATATAACGGCACAGTCGTCCTTGACATTCCGTCCTATTCGTTCAACGCCGGCGGCATCTACGCCCTTGTCGGTCCCAACGGCTCGGGCAAGACCACCCTGCTTCTCATCCTGTCGTTCCTCCTTGTAAAAAGCTCCGGCTCCCTCCGGTTTGACGGCATCGACCTGACCGATCACAATCTCTATAACTTGAGAAAGCACATCACTCTGGTGCACCAGGAACCGACGATGTTCCAGTCCACGGTCACAAAGAACGTCGCCATGGGGCTCGTGTACCGCGGCGCGTCAAAAGACGACATAATTCGTGAGGTCGACAGGGCCCTCGAAACCGTGGGGCTCCTTCACCTGAAAGATCGAAACGCCCGAACCCTCTCCGGCGGCGAGACGAAGCGCGTGGCCATCGCCCGGGCCCTGTCGATCCGTCCCCGGGTGCTGCTCCTCGACGAGCCGACGGCCAATGTCGACATCCATAATGTGGCGAAGATCGAACAGATCATTCGAGATATCAATCAACGGTACGATACGACCATCATTTTCTCCACCCATAACCTCCACCATGCATATCACCTGGCGGATTACGTCCTGACGCTGCTGGAGGGAAAGCCTCACGATTTCGGGTTGAAGAACCTATTTTCCGGCACCCCGAAAACACAAAACGGCGAGCCGATATTCGACACCGGCCGCATCGCCGTATCTCTCGCAAACCCCGTGAACTCCGCCCGTCATATCACCATCGATCCGAAGGACATCATCGTTTCCAATAAGAGAATAGAAAGCAGCGCCAGAAACCAGTTCATCGGCGAGATCGTGGCCATTGAAAAAGAGGGACCCGCCGTCAGCCTCACCGTGGATGTCGGCGAGCGGTTCAGCATCCACATCACCATGAGATCACTGGAAGAGATGGGCCTGACAATTGGAAAATTGGTATATATCTCCTTCAAGGCCCAGTCGGTCGTCACATACTGA